From one Lycium barbarum isolate Lr01 chromosome 6, ASM1917538v2, whole genome shotgun sequence genomic stretch:
- the LOC132645079 gene encoding uncharacterized protein LOC132645079 isoform X1 — MTGSTMENDESKPLGRWSVLAYGVGHVLNDITSTYWYTYLLLYLTSIGMPPRQVAALAITGQFTDATMTIIAGELIDRFGHFKIWHAVGSVLVSLAFSSFYWGVCVPCKIIGIDTPLVQMIGYYMFDILFSGGWSCTQVSHMAMVNGITLDQTSRVACVSCRNAFTMVASLIVYGIGFFIFNSSVKQVEIKEQYHLLATITGLIGCCFVIIFHLGTKEPRVKQVSHKTIQRGPSWKRWLKNGLYYRVASIYVLTRVVTNISQVFLALYVINDLHMSQSSKALVPAIIYLCSFITSVMLQELEWSSYRLKAIFSVGGLLWLFCGAAVLSLPMNMNVFMYILSVVIGIANAFMMVTSVGMESELVDKEVEGSAFVYGSLGFVEKVLCGIMLYILESYESVTPASCDPAYPCFTVTRFSLGFIPGVAALAGVIVTCFTKFRTSHPEPLAEPLLA, encoded by the exons ATGACTGGTAGCACTATGGAAAATGATGAATCAAAGCCACTGGGAAGATGGTCTGTTTTAGCGTATGGTGTAGGTCATGTGCTTAATGACATAACATCCACCTATTGGTACACTTACCTCTTGCTCTATTTGACCAGTATTGGAATGCCTCCAAG GCAAGTTGCAGCACTAGCAATTACAGGGCAATTCACAGATGCAACCATGACCATAATTGCTGGCGAACTG ATAGACAGATTTGGACATTTCAAAATATGGCATGCTGTGGGCTCTGTTCTTGTCTCTCTTgctttttcttcattttattgGGGTGTTTGCGTTCCATGCAAAATTATAGGGATTGATACGCCTCTTGTGCAAATGATTGGATATTATATGTTTGATATACTCTTCAGTGGTGGATGGTCATGTACTCAAGTATCACATAT GGCAATGGTGAATGGCATTACCCTGGATCAAACAAGTAGAGTGGCATGCGTCAGCTGTCGCAATGCTTTTACAATG GTTGCAAGCCTAATCGTATATGGAATTGGATTTTTCATTTTCAATTCATCCGTCAAACAAGTTGAAATCAAGGAGCAG TACCACTTGTTGGCAACTATCACAGGTTTGATCGGATGCTGCTTTGTAATTATATTTCATCTTGGAACTAAAGAGCCTAG GGTGAAACAAGTATCTCACAAGACAATTCAACGTGGTCCTTCTTGGAAGCGATGGTTGAAAAATGGCCTGTATTATAGAGTAGCTAGCATTTACGTGTTAACTAGAGTTGTAACGAATATATCACAG GTGTTTCTTGCTCTCTATGTAATTAATGATCTACACATGAGCCAATCTTCCAAGGCTTTG GTTCCTGCCATCATCTATTTGTGCAGCTTCATTACATCTGTCATGCTCCAG GAGCTCGAATGGAGCAGTTACAGGTTGAAGGCCATCTTTTCAGTTGGAGGCCTCCTTTGGCTATTTTGTGGTGCAGCAGTACTCTCCCTACCGATGAACATGAACGTTTTTATGTACATCTTATCTGTGGTTATTGGAATCGCCAATGCCTTCATGATG GTAACTTCAGTAGGGATGGAAAGTGAGCTAGTTGATAAAGAAGTTGAGGGATCTGCTTTCGTTTATGGATCATTAGGCTTTGTGGAGAAAGTATTGTGCGGGATAATGCTGTACATTCTAGAGTCATACGAGA GTGTAACACCGGCATCATGTGACCCAGCATATCCTTGTTTCACAGTTACGCGATTTTCATTGGGATTCATTCCTGGAGTTGCTGCACTAGCTGGAGTCATAGTTACATGCTTTACAAAGTTTAGAACTTCACATCCAGAGCCCTTGGCAGAACCCTTGTTGGCATAG
- the LOC132644272 gene encoding uncharacterized protein LOC132644272: protein MAENTTQTQETPNNGSVDSSSPYYLHASDSPGMNLVNFTFDGHCYGGWKRSIFIGLAAKNKLGFIDGTCKAPLPDSPEHKLWDRCNNMVTSWLLKSLSKDIAGSVLYSKSARELWEDLEDRFGQPNGAKLYQLQKELVDSTQGASGIAAYYTKIKKI, encoded by the coding sequence ATGGCTGAAAACACCACTCAAACACAAGAAACTCCTAACAATGGGTCTGTTGATTCTAGCAGTCCTTACTATCTTCATGCCTCAGATTCACCTGGCATGAATCTTGTCAACTTCACCTTTGATGGTCATTGCTATGGTGGATGGAAGAGGTCCATATTCATTGGACTTGCAGCAAAGAACAAACTGGGGTTCATTGATGGAACCTGCAAAGCTCCTTTACCAGATTCACCTGAGCACAAGCTTTGGGATAGATGCAACAACATGGTGACTTCATGGCTATTGAAATCCCTATCAAAGGACATAGCTGGAAGTGTCCTTTATTCCAAAAGTGCTAGGGAGCTATGGGAAGATCTAGAGGATAGGTTTGGTCAGCCAAATGGGGCCAAACTCTATCAGCTGCAAAAAGAACTTGTGGATTCAACACAAGGTGCATCAGGCATAGCAGCTTATTACACCAAAATAAAGAAGATCTAG
- the LOC132645079 gene encoding uncharacterized protein LOC132645079 isoform X2, producing MTGSTMENDESKPLGRWSVLAYGVGHVLNDITSTYWYTYLLLYLTSIGMPPRQVAALAITGQFTDATMTIIAGELIDRFGHFKIWHAVGSVLVSLAFSSFYWGVCVPCKIIGIDTPLVQMIGYYMFDILFSGGWSCTQVSHMAMVNGITLDQTSRVACVSCRNAFTMVASLIVYGIGFFIFNSSVKQVEIKEQYHLLATITGLIGCCFVIIFHLGTKEPRVKQVSHKTIQRGPSWKRWLKNGLYYRVASIYVLTRVVTNISQVFLALYVINDLHMSQSSKALVPAIIYLCSFITSVMLQELEWSSYRLKAIFSVGGLLWLFCGAAVLSLPMNMNVFMYILSVVIGIANAFMMVTSVGMESELVDKEVEGSAFVYGSLGFVEKVLCGIMLYILESYEITRFSLGFIPGVAALAGVIVTCFTKFRTSHPEPLAEPLLA from the exons ATGACTGGTAGCACTATGGAAAATGATGAATCAAAGCCACTGGGAAGATGGTCTGTTTTAGCGTATGGTGTAGGTCATGTGCTTAATGACATAACATCCACCTATTGGTACACTTACCTCTTGCTCTATTTGACCAGTATTGGAATGCCTCCAAG GCAAGTTGCAGCACTAGCAATTACAGGGCAATTCACAGATGCAACCATGACCATAATTGCTGGCGAACTG ATAGACAGATTTGGACATTTCAAAATATGGCATGCTGTGGGCTCTGTTCTTGTCTCTCTTgctttttcttcattttattgGGGTGTTTGCGTTCCATGCAAAATTATAGGGATTGATACGCCTCTTGTGCAAATGATTGGATATTATATGTTTGATATACTCTTCAGTGGTGGATGGTCATGTACTCAAGTATCACATAT GGCAATGGTGAATGGCATTACCCTGGATCAAACAAGTAGAGTGGCATGCGTCAGCTGTCGCAATGCTTTTACAATG GTTGCAAGCCTAATCGTATATGGAATTGGATTTTTCATTTTCAATTCATCCGTCAAACAAGTTGAAATCAAGGAGCAG TACCACTTGTTGGCAACTATCACAGGTTTGATCGGATGCTGCTTTGTAATTATATTTCATCTTGGAACTAAAGAGCCTAG GGTGAAACAAGTATCTCACAAGACAATTCAACGTGGTCCTTCTTGGAAGCGATGGTTGAAAAATGGCCTGTATTATAGAGTAGCTAGCATTTACGTGTTAACTAGAGTTGTAACGAATATATCACAG GTGTTTCTTGCTCTCTATGTAATTAATGATCTACACATGAGCCAATCTTCCAAGGCTTTG GTTCCTGCCATCATCTATTTGTGCAGCTTCATTACATCTGTCATGCTCCAG GAGCTCGAATGGAGCAGTTACAGGTTGAAGGCCATCTTTTCAGTTGGAGGCCTCCTTTGGCTATTTTGTGGTGCAGCAGTACTCTCCCTACCGATGAACATGAACGTTTTTATGTACATCTTATCTGTGGTTATTGGAATCGCCAATGCCTTCATGATG GTAACTTCAGTAGGGATGGAAAGTGAGCTAGTTGATAAAGAAGTTGAGGGATCTGCTTTCGTTTATGGATCATTAGGCTTTGTGGAGAAAGTATTGTGCGGGATAATGCTGTACATTCTAGAGTCATACGAGA TTACGCGATTTTCATTGGGATTCATTCCTGGAGTTGCTGCACTAGCTGGAGTCATAGTTACATGCTTTACAAAGTTTAGAACTTCACATCCAGAGCCCTTGGCAGAACCCTTGTTGGCATAG